One segment of Mycolicibacterium sp. YH-1 DNA contains the following:
- the glnX gene encoding protein kinase G-activating protein GlnX has protein sequence MTVELAHPSTEPLASRSPTTPAHPRWWFLWTTPGRILTIGVVLSTLVVLSAFATSTTINDRQEALTRVLNHTEPLAFAAGELYTTLSVADAAAATAFIAGAEPRPVRQRYEQAITDAAVAVTRASSGLTDEPMVELLGRINAQLAVYTGLVETARTNNRAGYPVGSSYLSEASSLMQTQILPDAQRLYEETSRRVDVETTASTRIPAPVILVVLATLLFGAFANRWLARHTRRRVNVGFVAGGMAVLVMIIWVGTALIISTADSRSAKSTAAESLKTVTTMAITGQQARADETLSLIRRGDEGVRKQSYYQRIDTMQQQLADYLGREDAIDKSDLADAEQLLRKWRAADDRINAYIAVGNYSAATQVALGTGQDDSTPAFDKLDAALNKGIAESRKQLRSDIVNARRVLSGATVGAALLSVTAAVAVALGLWPRLSEYR, from the coding sequence GTGACCGTGGAGTTGGCGCACCCATCGACCGAGCCGCTCGCGTCACGGTCGCCGACCACTCCAGCGCATCCGCGCTGGTGGTTCCTCTGGACCACACCTGGCCGAATCCTGACCATCGGCGTCGTGCTGTCCACTCTCGTGGTCCTCTCCGCGTTCGCGACATCGACCACGATCAACGATCGACAAGAGGCGCTGACCCGGGTCCTCAACCACACCGAGCCCCTCGCCTTCGCAGCGGGCGAGCTCTACACAACGCTGTCGGTGGCCGACGCCGCGGCGGCAACCGCCTTCATCGCGGGCGCCGAACCGCGCCCCGTCCGGCAGCGCTACGAGCAGGCCATCACCGACGCTGCCGTCGCGGTGACCCGCGCGTCGAGCGGGCTGACCGATGAGCCGATGGTCGAACTGCTGGGTCGCATCAACGCGCAACTGGCGGTGTACACCGGCCTCGTCGAGACTGCCCGGACCAACAACCGGGCCGGCTATCCCGTCGGATCGTCGTACCTGTCCGAGGCGTCATCGCTGATGCAGACCCAGATCCTGCCCGACGCACAGCGGCTCTACGAGGAGACCTCCCGGCGGGTGGACGTCGAGACCACCGCATCCACCCGAATTCCCGCGCCGGTGATCCTGGTGGTGCTGGCGACCCTGCTGTTCGGCGCCTTCGCGAACCGGTGGCTGGCGCGGCACACCCGACGCCGCGTCAACGTCGGCTTCGTGGCGGGCGGGATGGCGGTCCTGGTGATGATCATCTGGGTGGGCACGGCGCTGATCATCTCCACCGCGGACAGCCGCAGCGCCAAGAGCACCGCCGCCGAGTCGCTCAAGACCGTCACCACCATGGCGATCACCGGGCAGCAGGCCCGTGCCGACGAGACGCTGTCGCTGATCCGTCGCGGCGATGAGGGGGTGCGCAAGCAGTCCTACTATCAGCGCATCGACACGATGCAGCAGCAACTGGCGGACTACCTCGGCCGCGAGGACGCGATCGACAAGAGCGATCTGGCCGATGCCGAACAGCTGCTCAGAAAGTGGCGAGCCGCCGACGACCGGATCAACGCCTACATCGCGGTCGGCAACTACTCGGCCGCCACCCAGGTCGCGCTCGGCACCGGCCAGGACGACTCGACGCCGGCGTTCGACAAGTTGGACGCCGCACTGAACAAGGGCATCGCCGAGAGCCGCAAGCAGTTGCGCAGCGATATCGTCAACGCGCGCCGGGTGCTCTCGGGGGCCACCGTGGGAGCGGCGCTGCTGAGTGTGACGGCGGCGGTCGCGGTGGCGCTGGGCCTGTGGCCCCGACTCAGCGAGTACAGATGA
- the pta gene encoding phosphate acetyltransferase — translation MGVPDGPGFASSIYIASPEGDTGKSTVALGILHRLAATVAKVGVFRPITRLGEDRDYILELLLAHTTAGLTYEECVGVGYQQLHEDPDGALADIVDRYHQVAQRCDVVLIVGSDYTDVASPSELSVNARIAVNLGAPVVLTVRAADRTPDEVTHVVELCLAEIAGQHAHTAAVVANRCAPAELDAVAAALKRAASDGVKCYVIPEEPLLIAPSVGELLTSVGGTLISGDADLLTREAMGVLVAGMTAEHVLERLAEGMAVITPGDRSDVVLAMASAHAAEGFPSLSAIILNGGLPLHPSIAALVAGLGLRLPIVATDLGTYDTARSVAQTRGRVTTSSQRKIDTALELMDEHVDTAELIAQLSIPIPSVVTPQMFTYQLLDQARSDRKRIVLPEGEDDRILRAAGRLLQRAVADLTILGDEPAVRARAAELGVDLSTATVLNPQTSDLCDQFAAQYAELRKHKGVTVEQAREVIHDVSYFGTMLVHNDMVDGMVSGARHTTAHTVRPAFEIIKTMPDVSTVSSIFLMCLADEVLAYGDCAIVPDPTSEQLADIAISSARTAAQFGIDPRVAMLSYSTGTSGTGADVDKVRAATELVRQREPSLLVEGPIQYDAAVEPSVAATKMPESAVAGRATVLIFPDLNTGNNTYKAVQRSAGAIAIGPVLQGLNKPVNDLSRGALVEDIVNTVAITAIQAQGK, via the coding sequence ATGGGCGTGCCCGACGGCCCCGGTTTCGCATCCAGCATCTACATCGCTTCACCCGAGGGCGACACAGGTAAGTCGACTGTTGCGCTCGGAATCCTGCACCGGCTGGCGGCCACCGTCGCAAAGGTCGGGGTGTTCCGGCCCATCACGCGATTGGGTGAGGATCGGGACTACATCCTGGAATTACTCCTGGCTCACACCACGGCCGGCCTGACCTACGAGGAGTGCGTCGGCGTCGGTTATCAGCAGTTGCACGAGGATCCCGACGGCGCGCTGGCCGATATCGTCGACCGCTACCACCAGGTCGCGCAGCGGTGCGACGTCGTGCTCATCGTGGGTAGCGACTACACCGACGTCGCCTCGCCCAGCGAGCTGAGCGTCAACGCCCGCATAGCGGTGAATCTGGGCGCACCGGTGGTGCTGACAGTGCGCGCCGCGGACCGCACGCCCGACGAGGTCACCCATGTCGTGGAACTGTGCCTGGCCGAGATCGCCGGACAACACGCCCACACCGCCGCGGTGGTGGCGAACCGTTGCGCACCGGCAGAACTCGACGCTGTCGCCGCTGCGCTCAAGCGCGCCGCCTCCGACGGCGTGAAGTGCTATGTGATTCCGGAGGAGCCGCTGCTCATCGCGCCCTCGGTCGGGGAGCTTCTCACGTCGGTGGGCGGGACTCTCATAAGCGGTGACGCGGATCTGCTGACCCGCGAGGCGATGGGCGTGCTGGTCGCCGGTATGACCGCCGAGCACGTGCTGGAGCGACTGGCCGAGGGGATGGCCGTCATCACCCCTGGTGATCGCTCCGATGTCGTGCTCGCCATGGCGAGCGCGCACGCCGCCGAGGGCTTTCCGTCCCTGTCGGCCATAATCCTCAACGGCGGGCTGCCGCTGCACCCGTCGATCGCGGCGCTGGTTGCGGGTCTGGGCCTGCGCCTGCCGATCGTGGCCACCGACCTCGGCACCTACGACACCGCGCGTTCGGTCGCCCAGACGCGCGGCCGCGTGACAACCAGCTCGCAGCGCAAGATCGACACCGCGCTCGAACTCATGGACGAACACGTCGACACTGCGGAACTCATTGCACAGCTGTCGATTCCGATTCCGTCAGTGGTCACGCCGCAGATGTTCACCTACCAGCTGCTCGACCAGGCACGCTCCGATCGCAAGCGGATCGTGCTCCCCGAGGGAGAGGACGACCGCATCCTGCGGGCCGCCGGACGGCTGCTGCAGCGGGCGGTTGCCGACCTGACGATCCTCGGTGACGAGCCCGCCGTGCGAGCCAGGGCCGCCGAACTCGGCGTGGACCTGTCGACGGCCACCGTGCTCAACCCGCAGACCAGCGATCTGTGCGATCAGTTCGCAGCCCAGTACGCCGAACTGCGCAAGCACAAGGGTGTGACCGTGGAGCAGGCCCGCGAGGTCATCCACGACGTCTCCTACTTCGGCACGATGCTGGTGCACAACGACATGGTCGACGGCATGGTGTCGGGTGCTCGGCACACCACCGCGCACACTGTGCGGCCCGCGTTCGAGATCATCAAGACGATGCCCGACGTCTCGACGGTGTCCAGCATCTTCCTGATGTGTCTGGCCGACGAGGTGCTGGCCTACGGTGACTGCGCGATCGTGCCCGATCCCACCTCGGAGCAGCTGGCCGATATCGCGATCAGCTCAGCGCGTACCGCGGCCCAGTTCGGCATCGATCCGCGGGTGGCGATGCTGTCGTACTCGACAGGCACGTCCGGTACCGGCGCCGATGTCGACAAGGTCAGGGCGGCAACCGAACTGGTGCGACAACGGGAACCGTCGCTGCTGGTCGAGGGGCCCATCCAGTACGACGCCGCGGTGGAACCCTCGGTGGCGGCCACCAAGATGCCGGAGTCTGCTGTGGCAGGAAGGGCGACCGTGCTGATCTTCCCCGACCTCAACACCGGCAACAACACCTACAAGGCCGTACAGCGCAGCGCGGGGGCCATCGCCATCGGACCGGTTCTGCAGGGGCTCAACAAACCCGTCAACGACCTGTCCCGGGGTGCGCTCGTCGAGGACATCGTGAACACCGTGGCAATCACCGCAATTCAGGCGCAGGGCAAGTGA
- a CDS encoding acetate kinase — protein MPTVLVLNCGSSSLKYAVVEPESGRQVTDGIVERIGEGEIPDHEAALRTAFDVLGEQGHRLDELGLVAVGHRVVHGGPDFYQPTVVDDALIATLESLSPLAPLHNPPAILGIEVARRVLPDLPHVAVFDTAFFHDLPAAAATYAIDRDVAEQWRIRRYGFHGTSHQYISEQAADFLKAPLESLSQIVLHLGNGASASAIVGGRPQDTSMGLTPMEGLVMGTRSGDVDPGVLVYLWREAGMSVEDIESMLNRRSGVLGLGGAIDFRVLHRDIDAGDADAKLAYDVYIHRLRKYIGSYLALLGRTDVITFTAGVGENDAMVRRDALSGLAPLGIELDEHLNDSPARGPRRISAEHSPTTVLVIPTDEELAIARACVAAI, from the coding sequence GTGCCCACGGTCCTCGTCCTCAACTGCGGATCGTCATCGCTCAAGTACGCCGTCGTGGAACCCGAATCGGGCCGCCAGGTGACCGATGGAATCGTCGAGCGGATCGGTGAGGGGGAGATCCCCGACCACGAGGCGGCGCTGCGTACGGCGTTCGACGTCCTGGGTGAACAGGGTCACCGGCTCGACGAGCTCGGCCTAGTGGCCGTTGGCCACCGGGTGGTGCACGGTGGCCCCGACTTCTATCAGCCCACCGTCGTCGACGACGCGCTGATCGCGACGCTCGAGTCGCTGTCACCGCTTGCGCCGCTGCACAACCCGCCTGCGATCCTCGGCATCGAGGTGGCACGCAGGGTGCTGCCCGATCTGCCGCATGTCGCGGTGTTCGACACGGCGTTCTTCCACGATCTACCTGCCGCGGCCGCCACGTACGCCATCGACCGGGATGTCGCCGAGCAGTGGCGGATTCGGCGCTACGGGTTCCACGGCACGTCGCACCAGTACATCAGCGAACAGGCCGCCGACTTCCTCAAGGCGCCGCTGGAGTCCCTCAGCCAGATCGTGCTGCACCTGGGTAACGGAGCGTCGGCCTCGGCGATCGTCGGCGGCCGACCCCAGGACACCTCGATGGGGCTCACTCCGATGGAGGGCCTGGTGATGGGCACACGTTCGGGTGACGTGGATCCCGGTGTGCTGGTGTACCTCTGGCGTGAGGCCGGGATGAGTGTCGAGGACATCGAGTCGATGCTGAACCGCCGATCCGGAGTGCTGGGCCTCGGCGGGGCGATCGACTTCCGGGTCCTGCACCGCGATATCGACGCCGGCGACGCCGACGCCAAGCTGGCCTACGACGTGTACATCCACCGGCTGCGCAAGTACATCGGCTCCTACCTGGCGCTGCTGGGCCGCACCGACGTCATCACCTTCACCGCGGGGGTGGGGGAGAATGACGCGATGGTGCGCCGCGACGCCCTGAGTGGCCTTGCGCCACTGGGCATCGAACTCGACGAGCACCTCAACGACAGTCCGGCGCGCGGACCGCGTCGGATCTCGGCGGAGCACTCACCCACCACGGTGCTCGTCATCCCCACCGACGAGGAACTCGCGATCGCGCGGGCCTGCGTGGCTGCGATCTAG
- a CDS encoding glutamate ABC transporter substrate-binding protein, with amino-acid sequence MNMKTLLAALSAVVMLAGCGESAPELAVPSVTLAPPTPAGMREAPPEPVQLPITEDDCSASLRPFPTKADGAEAVENIRNRGRLIVGLDIGSNLFSFRDPITGEITGFDVDVAGEVARDIFGTPSQVEYRILSSADRITALQNNQVDIVAKTMSITCERKELVNFSTEYLSAHQRILAPRDSAITQASDLSGKRVCAVTGTTSLDRVRQINPSPVVVEVVTWADCLVALQQRQVDAVSTDDTILAGLVAQDPYLHIVGPSLNEEPYGIGINKENDGLVRFVNGTLDRIRRDGTWNTLYRKWLTVLGPAPAPPVPRYEN; translated from the coding sequence ATGAATATGAAGACCTTGCTCGCGGCGCTCAGCGCGGTGGTGATGCTCGCAGGCTGCGGCGAGTCGGCGCCCGAACTCGCGGTGCCCAGCGTGACGCTGGCCCCGCCCACGCCTGCGGGCATGCGGGAGGCACCGCCCGAACCCGTGCAGCTGCCGATCACCGAGGACGACTGCAGCGCGAGCCTGCGCCCCTTCCCCACCAAGGCCGACGGGGCCGAGGCCGTCGAGAACATCCGCAACCGGGGCAGGCTCATCGTCGGCCTCGACATCGGCAGCAACCTGTTCAGCTTCCGTGACCCGATCACCGGAGAGATCACCGGTTTCGACGTCGACGTCGCCGGTGAGGTGGCGCGAGACATCTTCGGCACCCCGTCACAGGTCGAGTACCGCATCCTGTCCTCGGCCGACCGGATCACCGCGCTGCAGAACAATCAAGTCGACATCGTCGCCAAGACCATGAGCATCACCTGCGAGCGCAAGGAACTGGTCAACTTCTCCACGGAGTACCTGTCGGCCCATCAGCGCATCCTGGCTCCACGGGACTCCGCCATCACGCAGGCCTCCGACCTGTCCGGTAAGCGGGTGTGCGCGGTTACTGGCACCACGTCGCTGGACCGGGTCCGGCAGATCAATCCCTCGCCGGTGGTGGTGGAGGTCGTGACCTGGGCCGACTGCCTCGTCGCGCTGCAGCAGCGTCAGGTCGACGCCGTCAGCACCGATGACACGATCCTGGCGGGCCTGGTCGCCCAGGACCCCTACCTGCACATCGTCGGGCCGAGCCTCAACGAGGAGCCCTACGGCATCGGCATCAACAAGGAGAACGACGGCCTGGTGCGGTTCGTCAACGGGACCCTCGACCGGATCCGACGCGATGGCACGTGGAACACGTTGTACCGCAAGTGGTTGACGGTTCTCGGGCCGGCGCCCGCCCCACCCGTTCCGAGATACGAGAACTGA
- a CDS encoding serine/threonine-protein kinase PknG, which produces MAGDPKPDEGTSLPDDDVPDNDVPDDDVPDDDDYPSTQPADAMTYDSLATMRPMATQAVFRPDFDDSGGNSVSTVETEPQTTTMTRRWSPIRRLGGGLVEVPRVIERDPLAALMKNPVVAESKRFCWNCGKPVGRSSADGKALSEGWCPHCGSPYSFLPQLSPGSMVADQYLIKGCVAHGGLGWIYLALDTNVNDRPVVLKGLVHAGDAEAQAIAMAERQFLAEVTHPGIVKIFNFVETDDKHGDPVGYIVMEYVGGTSLKPAKGTKLPVAQAIAYMLEILPALGYLHSIGLVYNDLKPENIMITEEQLKLIDLGAVSRIGSYGFLYGTPGYQAPEIVRTGPTVATDIYTVGRTLAALTLDMRTRNGRYVDGLPEDDPTLTQYDSFGRLLRRAIDPDPRRRFASAEEMSSQLLGVLREVVARDTGVPRAGLSTVFSPSRSTFGIDLLVAHTDVYLDGQVHSEKLTAQEIVRALPVPMVDPADVGATILSATMLSQPVQTLDSLRAARHGTLEAEGIDLSESIELPLMEARALLDLGDVAKANRKLDDLSDRVGWRWRLVWYRAVAQLLSADYDAAIKHFTEVLDTLPGELAPKLALAATSELAGAASAEVFYKTVWNTDNGVISAGFGLARAQSSDGERAAAVKTLDQVPPTSRHFTTARLTSAVTLLSGRSGSEITEDQIRDAARRVEALPDTEPRVLQIRALVLGTAMDWLADNTASTNHILGFPFTEHGLQLGVEASLRGLARLAPSQAHRYALVDLANSVRPMSTF; this is translated from the coding sequence ATGGCCGGCGACCCGAAACCCGATGAGGGCACCTCGCTCCCCGACGACGACGTGCCCGACAACGACGTGCCCGACGACGACGTGCCCGACGATGACGATTACCCGAGCACCCAGCCGGCCGACGCCATGACGTACGACTCCCTGGCCACCATGCGACCGATGGCCACCCAGGCCGTGTTCCGGCCAGACTTCGACGACTCCGGGGGCAACTCGGTCAGCACCGTCGAGACCGAACCGCAGACCACGACGATGACGCGCCGGTGGTCGCCGATCCGCCGACTCGGCGGCGGGCTGGTCGAGGTGCCGCGGGTTATCGAGCGCGATCCGCTGGCAGCCCTGATGAAGAACCCGGTGGTGGCCGAGTCCAAGCGGTTCTGCTGGAACTGCGGCAAGCCGGTGGGACGCTCGTCCGCCGACGGCAAGGCGTTGTCCGAGGGCTGGTGCCCACATTGCGGTAGTCCGTATTCCTTTCTGCCGCAACTGAGCCCAGGCAGCATGGTGGCTGACCAGTACCTGATCAAGGGCTGCGTGGCGCACGGTGGCCTTGGCTGGATCTACCTGGCGCTGGACACCAACGTCAACGACCGGCCGGTGGTGCTCAAGGGCCTGGTCCACGCGGGTGACGCCGAGGCGCAGGCCATCGCGATGGCCGAGCGTCAGTTCCTCGCAGAGGTCACCCACCCGGGGATCGTGAAGATCTTCAACTTCGTCGAGACCGATGACAAGCACGGCGACCCCGTCGGCTACATCGTGATGGAGTACGTCGGCGGCACCTCGCTCAAACCGGCCAAGGGCACCAAGCTTCCGGTCGCGCAGGCCATCGCCTACATGCTCGAGATCCTGCCCGCGCTGGGCTATCTGCACTCGATCGGCCTGGTCTACAACGATCTCAAGCCCGAGAACATCATGATCACCGAGGAGCAGCTCAAGCTCATCGACCTCGGCGCGGTGTCGCGGATCGGCTCCTACGGATTCCTCTACGGCACACCGGGTTACCAGGCTCCCGAGATCGTGCGGACGGGCCCGACCGTGGCCACCGATATCTACACCGTCGGCCGCACGCTGGCCGCGCTGACCCTGGACATGCGTACCCGTAACGGACGCTACGTCGACGGGCTGCCCGAGGACGATCCCACTCTCACGCAGTATGACTCCTTCGGCCGACTGCTGCGTCGCGCCATCGACCCCGACCCGCGCCGCAGATTCGCCAGCGCCGAGGAGATGTCCTCTCAGCTGCTCGGTGTGCTGCGCGAGGTTGTGGCCAGGGATACCGGAGTTCCGCGCGCCGGCCTTTCGACGGTGTTCAGCCCGTCGAGGTCGACGTTCGGCATCGACCTGCTCGTCGCGCACACCGACGTCTACCTCGACGGCCAGGTGCACTCCGAGAAGCTGACGGCGCAGGAGATCGTGCGGGCGCTGCCGGTGCCGATGGTCGACCCGGCCGACGTCGGCGCGACCATCCTGTCCGCGACGATGCTGAGTCAGCCTGTGCAGACCCTTGACTCGCTACGCGCGGCTCGGCACGGCACGTTGGAGGCCGAGGGTATCGACCTGTCGGAGTCCATCGAGCTGCCACTCATGGAGGCCCGTGCCCTGCTGGATCTCGGCGACGTGGCGAAAGCCAACCGAAAGCTCGACGATCTGTCCGACCGAGTCGGCTGGCGATGGCGGCTGGTGTGGTACCGCGCGGTGGCACAGCTGCTGTCCGCCGACTACGACGCGGCGATCAAACACTTCACCGAGGTGCTCGACACGCTGCCAGGCGAGCTGGCGCCCAAGCTCGCGCTGGCCGCAACCAGCGAGCTGGCGGGCGCCGCGAGCGCCGAGGTGTTCTACAAGACGGTCTGGAACACCGACAACGGGGTGATCTCGGCAGGTTTCGGGCTGGCCCGGGCACAGTCGTCGGATGGTGAGCGCGCGGCCGCCGTCAAGACTCTCGACCAGGTTCCGCCCACCTCACGACATTTCACCACCGCACGGCTCACCAGCGCGGTGACCCTGTTGTCGGGGCGCTCGGGCAGCGAGATCACCGAGGACCAGATCCGCGATGCCGCCCGCCGTGTGGAGGCGCTGCCGGACACCGAGCCGCGCGTCCTGCAGATCCGGGCGCTGGTGCTGGGCACGGCGATGGACTGGCTGGCCGACAACACGGCCAGCACCAATCACATCCTCGGATTCCCCTTCACCGAACACGGGCTGCAGTTGGGGGTCGAGGCGTCACTTCGCGGGCTGGCCCGGTTGGCGCCGTCGCAGGCGCATCGCTACGCCCTGGTGGATCTGGCCAACAGCGTCCGCCCGATGAGCACGTTCTAG
- a CDS encoding NUDIX hydrolase: MRGDGDGWVLSDSGAHYWGRHGAAGLLLRAPWGDGGAAVLLQHRAAWSHQGGTWGLPGGARDSHESVEEAAVREAHEEAGLTAELMTVRTSVVTSEVPGPDGPAWTYTTVIADAAKPLATRPNGESTELRWVAEADVVDLPLHPGFAASWDQVRSVAASIPMLVNGQP; encoded by the coding sequence GTGCGAGGCGACGGAGACGGTTGGGTGTTGTCAGACAGCGGTGCCCACTACTGGGGCAGGCACGGTGCCGCGGGTCTTCTCCTTCGTGCCCCGTGGGGTGATGGCGGCGCGGCCGTGCTGCTGCAACATCGGGCGGCGTGGAGCCATCAGGGCGGCACATGGGGTTTGCCCGGCGGAGCCAGGGACAGCCACGAGTCGGTCGAGGAGGCCGCCGTCCGGGAGGCCCACGAGGAGGCGGGCCTGACGGCGGAGTTGATGACGGTGCGGACATCGGTGGTGACCTCGGAGGTGCCCGGACCCGACGGACCGGCCTGGACCTACACCACCGTCATCGCGGACGCGGCCAAGCCGCTGGCCACCCGACCCAACGGCGAGAGCACAGAACTGCGCTGGGTCGCCGAGGCCGACGTCGTCGATCTGCCGTTGCACCCCGGGTTCGCGGCCAGTTGGGATCAGGTGCGCAGCGTCGCTGCGTCCATCCCGATGCTGGTCAACGGGCAGCCCTGA
- the thiE gene encoding thiamine phosphate synthase, translating to MREIRERLNTALLYLCTDARRERGDLASFADAALRGGVDLIQLRDKGSAGEQQFGPLEAAAELDALEILGDAARRHGALLAVNDRADIARAAGADVLHLGQDDLPLLLARDVIGPGPLIGRSTHDETQVAAAVAEEVDYFCVGPCWPTPTKPGRSAPGLDLVRYAAESGCEKPWFAIGGIDAQRLPDVLEAGARRVVVVRAITAADDPEAAARDLRSALRAAR from the coding sequence GTGCGTGAAATCCGTGAGCGTCTCAACACCGCCCTGCTCTACCTGTGCACCGACGCGCGCCGGGAGCGGGGTGATCTGGCGTCATTCGCCGATGCGGCACTGCGCGGCGGCGTCGATCTCATCCAGCTGCGGGACAAGGGCTCGGCGGGTGAGCAGCAGTTCGGCCCGCTGGAGGCGGCGGCCGAGCTAGATGCCCTGGAGATTCTCGGCGATGCGGCCCGACGCCACGGCGCACTGCTGGCGGTGAACGATCGCGCCGACATCGCCCGCGCGGCCGGGGCCGACGTGCTGCACCTCGGACAGGATGATCTGCCGCTGCTGCTGGCCCGCGATGTCATCGGTCCCGGCCCACTGATCGGGCGGTCCACCCACGATGAGACGCAGGTGGCGGCCGCGGTGGCCGAGGAGGTCGACTACTTCTGCGTCGGCCCCTGCTGGCCGACGCCCACCAAACCGGGCCGGTCGGCACCGGGCCTGGACCTGGTCCGCTACGCCGCCGAATCGGGTTGTGAGAAACCGTGGTTCGCGATCGGCGGAATCGACGCGCAGCGGCTTCCCGATGTGCTCGAAGCCGGTGCACGACGTGTCGTCGTGGTGCGTGCGATCACCGCCGCCGATGACCCGGAGGCCGCGGCACGCGATCTGAGATCGGCGCTCAGGGCTGCCCGTTGA